The sequence below is a genomic window from Sardina pilchardus chromosome 9, fSarPil1.1, whole genome shotgun sequence.
TACAGTATTCAACCCAATGAACATCAAGCATCAAGCATCAAGCAAAATGTAAACCGCAAAAATAAACCTGATCACAGCAAGCACCTTCCAAACAATCACACGTGTCTGGTCACTGAAAAGCCCAGGGTACGCTTTCCAAAAGGGaaaccaggggtgcgtttcccaaaaccatagtttctaactaagttagcaactttgttggttgcaatgcaatttcccattgacAACCAACTAAGTTAGTAACAGGTTACTATCtgtatcccccctccccccatacacacacctgtctgtcctgttcttcCTTTTGTCCTGTCTTATACGCTATATTGCCAAAAGCCCAGTGAAGGGAACTCTGAATGCTGAATGAACATTAACCAAgacattttggacaattccatgctcccaactttgtgtgaacagtttggggatggtcCCTCCTTGTTCCAACATGATTGTGCAGTGCACcaatgcacaaagcaaggtccatagacatggatgacagagtttgttgtggatgaacttgactggcctgcacagagtcctgacatcaacacagaacacctttgggaggaattagagtggagactgagagccagtcgacTCATCCAACATCAGAGTATGACCTTGCAAATGCACTTCTGGagaaatggtcaaaaaatcctataaacacactcctaaaccttgtggaaagccttccctgaAGACTTTAAGCTATTATCGCTGCCCAGGGTGGacgatgtcatattaaaccccatagattaagaatgggatgtcatttaaagggataatccggagtgaaatgcactttagatcaatttttcggactattgggagtacgtacgttgagttgacaccaaaatcatgtcattcggatgtattttgagaaagttcgagctcaccgtttttagccaaaactcgttagcctggaagtgactcgggcatgtcctttcgccgctacaaaacgctatttttatacctcttttactgttccaaacaacactacacttgcgtggtagtgagtagagggtccctaaagccaaaccgaagtatccccacgtctttatgtggtcggatagagagtccagaatgaatttaatcgagtcagtacctttccggaaatggcgctgctgcagctagcaacgctgaaacaacactttattaacatttccggaaaggtacggactcgattaaattcattctggactctctatccgaccacataaagacgtggggatacttcggtttggctttagggatcctctactcactaccacgtaagtgtagtgttgtttggaacagtagaagaggtataaaaatagcgttttgtagcggcgaaaggacatgcctcagtcacttccaggctaacgagttttggctaaaaacggtgagctcgaactttctcaaaatacatccgaatgacatgattttggtgtcaactcaacgtatgtactcccaatagtccgaaaaaatgatctaaagtgcatttcactccggattatccctttaagttcatGTGCGAgccaaggcaggtgacccaatacttttggcaatatagtgtacgtCTTATGTCACTTtccctgcatggagaaattgcccctcagggataaataaagttttttttaattcaatttcTTGTCTGCCTCCTTCGTTTTATAGTCAGAGTGGATAGAATCTTCATGTGTTATGGTATGAGCGGAATGTATTAATTCCACATAccttttcacatgtgtgtgtattaatgtgtggCAAGAGTCTCACCTCTAGTTTGCCATGTAGAGGTTTGTACACCACTTGTGGACACTCCTGCAAGATGTTGGTGTATAAATCCCGGAATTGTGGCATGTTGTCCTTGACGATGTTGGACACTTTGGACTTATCTTCTCCAATAATCATTCTGAAATCCCCTTGAGGGGAGAAAGCACATCCAGTACCTTAGTAAAGGCATTACAAAGGAATTTCTGCCTTAAATAATCTGAAGAATATGATGTTTTCTTGCTAAATATTCTACATTCTCTCCTTGTGTTCTCCCATGGGCATTTAGCACTAAAATGTGTAAAATAATTTCATGAAAGTTCTCAAACCCGCATTATGTGCAGGTGCATCTAAATGTTAGGCACGCCAGTGCAACCTGTGAAGCATGTTAGTCGGAGCCCTGACAGAAGCTACCATCTACTCACCACAGTACGAGAGGCCAGCGATCTGCAAGAAGAGGTCCTCCTCAGTGAAGCTCTCTGGTAACATGAGGAATGAAGCAGTGACGGCACTCTTCAGGTTCCCCACCATGGCACCCCGCAGCTTCCCATTCTCCCCCTGCAGCAGGATGCGCACCTACAGACACCCACAACACAGATGGTAAAGGAGAgccaacagaaacacaaacatgggcTCTGGGACTGTATCATTTCACAACGAGGACACAAATCTacgaaatacaaaaaaaaaaaaaaacactcaatgTTAAATGTGCAGTCAGCAAAATGGCATTATGTCACATTTGTTTATGCTTGCGTTTATATTCAAATTTCTATATGCTATCTATATGCTATATGCTTATACGTACATTATATTTTAcccaaggaccaaacaaaacatatATTCCATATGTTAGACAGACTGCCCCCACTGCCTGTTTCCTGTTTTCAGAGACTGGGTTTCTGGTTTCTGGTTTGAAATTGCATACGATTTCTGACCGCACCTTTGAACTAATCACTAATCACAATAACTTGCATTACCACAGTAATATTGATAATAAGATGAAAAGCAATTAGGGGACTTCAAGGAGAACTCACTGGCTTGTGTAATCTACCAGCAATGTACATGGTCTTCCAGTGTTGCAAATCGTCAATCAGGGTTTCAGTGCTGATGACACCATACTTTATTATCTGCAAAAAAACACGTGGAACTTGGTACCAGCACTTAAATAACAATAATTTTCAAAATCATCTTTGAAACAAGGAGTTTCTGTTTTATCATACCCTTCCATCTATGGGGACTAAGGTGTTGTAATACACTCCTGCTCCATGCTCATTCTGGATGGTGCTGATCTGTTTTGGACCAAGGAACTTCAGGAAAGAATAATGCTTTCGATTCTGCATCAAGTTCATAGTATGCCAGGTGACTGGGTCATCCACAGCAAACACGAAGTCCAGCATGTTTTTCTgaaacaaataatgaaacagTTTAATCAGTTTGCAGTAGGGTACGTTTATAAACTtaaatatatacatgtataaatatactgACAGGTTCAATTGAAATTCAAAGGTTTTCTTCGGCCTAAGTAACTTACATAAGTTAGGCAGAGGTGGTTTATTTAGTAGTCTGCATTATAACGCTACTTGTGTGTTGACACAGATATACAGAGGCATGTTCTAGGCAAAGGAAAGCCAGGGAAATACGATGACTGACTGAGCATGAACGTGTGTAGTGTACGTTAATAAGTGTGTAGACTTATTTTGACTTACCCCCATTTGACCTTGAGTAGTTCCCTGTTGTTTAAATACACCAGACCCATATGCAAATGCTAGACTTATATCCTGAGGAAACTGGGAGAGTATCCTTCGAAAGAACACTGCCGTGTTTTGCAAAGCTGGAACAGACATGTTTGGCACTAACACTAAACATGTGCCACGGGGTGTCGGAAAAGGTAAGTGTGTCCTACATCACAACCCTGGTGATTATAAAAACAAGAAGTGCCCTCAAAACTATTTACATGCGAGCTAACGTAAATGCACACGTTCATTGGCGAGTTACGACATAGCGAACAGTATGCATCGCCCGCTAGCAGCTAAAGCCGATGACTACGGCAATTACAGGAACTATACTCCTCGATAAACAAATATGTGTGAATTTTGTTCATAATAACACATTCCAGGTGTTAAAGGAACAAACCGCGTGGATGTCTTCTCATCAGAGCATCAGAGCCGCTAAGGTTAAATGTCAATGAAAGAAACAACAGTAGAAGAAATTTCATGAAAGACGCAGGAGAGTTCAAAATACTATCTGTTGCCACCTTGTGGCATGGAGTACAAATTGACAGGGAGTTGAGCCACCATTTGAAGTCTCTGAGAGTAAGCCTGATTGATTTAATGtgtataaagaaataaatgaaaatgtttttaataataaatagaataaaatatatatgtCCCAGGAGGCTATGTAAAAGTAGGCTTTGTGCAACACTGAAAATGATGTGTTTTGCGTGTAATCCTAATTTGAAGGGTGTTATTTTTCAATCTACCATGAGCTCAGCTGTTTTTCGAAATTCAACGTTGGTCAAACATTTGCATGTCCCTTAAATCCTCTCGGTCATGTGTGCAGTGTTATGGCTAGATGTTAGTGCACTGTCTGTCAGACATATAGCCCTATAGATGTCAGAACAGAGCAACAGTCATGAAAGTGGGCACCTCTTATCAAGGGTATGGACACTCTACCCATAGGCTACTGATGGACGTCCATGCTACTCTACATGCATGACGTTATCCACCATCATTGAATTCTTTTATTGAACTATACATTTTGTAATTTCACAAAATCCTTAAGTATTAGCTTATTCCCAAATCCAAGTCAAAGTCCTCCTTTCTGTTCCAATAGAGTATCAGCGTATTGAAAATCCACCAAACCTCCTGATGCAACAGACCTATTTGGTTGTATAGCCTCTCCAACTCCCTGCGAGCTACTTTGGGATGATGACCCAAATGGCAAACACTCCAGATGAATGCACAAATGGAGTCAGGAAGGACAGGAGAGGGTGCAGGGAGTGAAATGAGATTGCGCCACAGTAAAGGAGGCCCATAAGGACCTCACTATCACTTTAATCCCATTCCACCCACCACTCTCTGAGAGTCTGGCCACTACTGGCAGCTTCTTTTAGAAAAAGAACGATTCTAACTATCAAGACAGCCATAGCCTACTCCAAATattgacttatttatttattaatttatcaaTTTATCATAATGGAAAATAGTCTATAACGCAGAATACCATCATCAATGAGGAGAGGTGATAAAAAGTGAAATTCGGAGAATATCATTTCAAGAAAATGGGACCCTTGGCTTGGATGGGTTTGATATGGGTCTGTACCAATATTTTCAGACAGTAGGTGATGAGAATATTTGGCCAGGGGATATGAGGCTGTAAAATATGAGTGGACTTTCTGCAATAAACAGTAATGCCACAGGAGGGCGTGAGAGCTCTGTGTCGTCATGGCTCACACGGTTTACATTGTGCAGCCATCTGTGACTCCATATCTGGATCAAATATATCCAGAGCCATCACTCAGTGATCTAATAAATGGTACATTGTCTATTATTATTTAGCTAGCATAGCAACATTATGCTTGTGATGTGAAAGTGACCAGATTCACTTGCTTGCATGTAATTGCATTTACTGAATATAGAAACATTGATAAAAGTGCAAGATGGCTAAGATGTTGACAACTCTAAATGCCTTGTACGTTCTGTTTTGATACCTAAGCAATTTTGAAGTGATCCAAAATATTGAGTTATAAACCATCCAATTCTAAGCAATACATGACACATAATGTTTGTTTAttgaaaaatgcattttgattaGTGAGCCATGACTTGCTATTACTAACACAGTTACCCTGCAATCCAAGAAAATATTGCAGTACAGACTGTGTCTATGTTTACACCTTATACCACTTTATATCCATGACCCATAACACAGTTGATGGATTGTGGGCTTCCATCATACAAAGTGCCCTTAGCTTAACCATATGGACATATATGTTccttatacatttttttttttcgttttaaTGAAGCCTTTGCAAAGTGTTCCATCCTGCCTTGTGATGCTCCATCTGTGTCTTAATAGCCTTTTCACATTTTCCTCTGATGTTCACAGAGCCCTTGCTCATTTAGTTTGAAGCagacagtgatttttttttatctgccaTATGAGGGTGTGAAAGAAAACCGAAGGAGCAAAGTGGTGAGGATGAAAcccccccagagagagagaggagagatgggttGACTATAGGCAGCTGAGTAGTGCTGTGCTGAGCGCCGGAGCTGTGCGGTTCTCACTTCCACTGCCGCAGCTTCAGACACTCACCCCGCCTGTTTGTCAGCACACAATGCCACAGAGAGAGCATCTCCACTCTTTAACGCCTGTTTCCATGGAGACACAGAGGCTGCCTATGCCCACCAACATGCTTCTTGACTGAATGGAGCACTGAGATGCATCCACTACTAACAGTGGCCGACCGTGCTGTAATAAAGCACCAGGGGTCTGATTGTGCGTTCTTTAGTGTGAGATGCTGACAGACTGTGGTGTGTCAGCTGACCTCTAGACACATTCACTACTGATTTACAACTACTGTTTTTTTGGTGCATTTGGTTTGGACATTTGTGTAATCACTTCCCTGTGCCTCTACATTTTTGCTACACAGCAACTTCACTTGATTTGAATAGGTttgtatgaaaatgtattttttgcaGTATGACCTTATTTGCTTATTTATTCCAATTGGTTATCGAGCACTAGAGCCTATTGTGCTGACATTCAACTGAGTGGACATAGACGCTTGACTCCTTCTGACTGGAGCATGTCAGCTTGGAGGATTAATGTCTTCACTTCAGCCTCAGCTCTGTGCACTGGTCTGCTTCAGCTGATCCATGCTGAACccatcacacacccaacacctGAGCCAGATGCCTCAACTCTCACttccacacacagatggactaTTACAAGTCAGGGTCATGTCGGGTGGTTCTTGTCGGGTGATTCTTGTCATCTTGTAATCCCATACAATATAAGGCAGAACATAGAGGCCTTTATGTGAATGTTTGGTCATTATGCATTTGGCATAAGATCTGCAGAAAGTTGCCTGGACACAGAATGGTATCTGACCATTGACCAATAGTGTTGTCCACCATAATCTATTTTCTTAATCCAGGCCAATTATGCTAGGAGGACGTTGTCCACTGTGCCAGTTGCCTCATTAACTTAATTTATTTTCAAAGAGTTTTTGTTAGAATTACCCTCTGATGGCTTAGGAATTTTATACAATTAAAATTGTGTTAATCTCCACATGGTAGGCTAACTATAATTTCATCAACCTGAAAATTTCAGGGATTTATTACCATACTTCAGACATTGCCTATGTAAGCTCTAATCATTATTTGTGAATTCACATGTTCATTGTATTGGCTGTATAATGAATTATTAGAACATGAACAGTGGCAACTAAACTGTACACTTGTCTACGAATGTGGTGTAACAAAATACATGGTCCCATATTCATCAGTGTTGGAGTCAGATGCATCTGTATTTTCACACACTGTGTCAACACGGAAAACATTTAGAAAGCCATCCAAGGTTAAAACAGGCTTTAACTGCTAAATCATATTGAATTGGTCTCATAGGCCTAACTGGCTAGCACAGACTAGGTGTTCATTCAAGTTTCAAGTTATTTATGTCACATACAATCATACAAAGTGCATTAGGAAGTGCCTAGACTTAAAAACCTGCAGGGTTAATGTTGTGTAGAGGAAAATAAacagaataaatacagtatgtatagaaGATAAACTAAGTATGTATGAATGTCAAATATGCTATGATGCATGTTGATATAGCATAAGTGCATTGGGATTTTGTCATCTCTAGGTAGTTCTCATTGAAGATGCGGATGTGGATAGCAGCTTTTTTGTCAGTCCTCCAGTGCTGGCTTTCAGGCAGCGGTAACGTTTCCCTGACTGTAGCACAGAGAAGAGCATATTGTTGGGATGACTGGCCTGTAAAATGAAGGATCGTTGGAAcgtttacttaaaaaaaaaaaaaaaaaaacagcctcatggtgttgataaaaaataaagtgtagattaaaataaagtcctctgcaatgtctgcagcaaggaaTTTGCGTATCACCGGAGTTCGGCAACTCTAAAGTACCACATCAATGCAAAGaaaaatagtgttgacattgaggggagggttcatttattttcattgtgtccTAGGTTATAACTGGCCTGAAATGCCTtgtatgtgaaaaataataataatacgtttttgaactttaatgtcactaatgctgattattcaatgattcagttgaattgaaatattttaaataggcctattttaacaacaacaattatatgcgattaatttagatgaattaattagagagtaggctatatatttaatttgattatttgttgtaatcgattgacagccctactaTAAACATGATCATATTAACATAACATATTAAATTTTTTAGTAAACCCAGATGTGAAAAACATAACTTGATATGACAGCTAGACTAATGAGACGTGTGTAGCTTTGGAGTAAACTAAGTTGTCGATGTATCCACTAGGGGGCGATGGTAGCAAGATTGTCCCAGAGCCGTATATTTTCCGGAAACTTGCTCACTTCTTTAGTGTTTTCCTGTGTGGGCTCACtttattgtttttctttgaTAGGGGCATTCGAGTATGATGTTTTGATATATGCTATTGCTTCGTAGTATTTGGAAGGGATTCAGAAATTATATTTCTATGGTGTGAGGTTTCATAATCGCGATTTGAACATCTAAGTAGCACTAATCAATCTGAAGATTAAGAAGACTGGATACCACAAAACAATACGGCCTGACGGCAAAATGGTTAGCTGTGCCGAGCCAGCACTAGTGCCCTGAGTTGATAGCCATTCAGAGAAGACTGTGGGCCCCAGCCTTCAACCGA
It includes:
- the tamm41 gene encoding phosphatidate cytidylyltransferase, mitochondrial, which codes for MSVPALQNTAVFFRRILSQFPQDISLAFAYGSGVFKQQGTTQGQMGKNMLDFVFAVDDPVTWHTMNLMQNRKHYSFLKFLGPKQISTIQNEHGAGVYYNTLVPIDGRIIKYGVISTETLIDDLQHWKTMYIAGRLHKPVRILLQGENGKLRGAMVGNLKSAVTASFLMLPESFTEEDLFLQIAGLSYCGDFRMIIGEDKSKVSNIVKDNMPQFRDLYTNILQECPQVVYKPLHGKLEVDKSPEGQFVQLMALPRTLQQQITRLVDPPGKNRDVEEILLQVAQDPDCGAVVQQAIASIVQISSLTQSGKGIATAGMLKTTSYSVKKLKKMWKSWRRKPS